The following DNA comes from Pristis pectinata isolate sPriPec2 chromosome 33, sPriPec2.1.pri, whole genome shotgun sequence.
CAGAGGCCGGATCCGGGGCCGTCCTCGGGGACGGGGTGGCCCCTTCTCCTTGGGCTTTGAGGCCCGCTTGGGCTTCTTCTTGCCGCCATTGAGGTTGCCGGAGCAGAAGTCGATGTCGGAGACGGGGCTGATGCTGGTCCGCGTCCGGCAGCTGGAGATCAGGTCCGGCAGGAGGTCCGGGAGTCGCCGGTTGTTCAGCCTGATGTCAGCCGGCACGTCCTCCTTCTCCTCGTCCTCAAATTCGTATTCCTGAGCgtaggtcttctttgggggctgCGGGGGCGAGTCCTTCTTCTTCAGGAGATGCAAAGACGAAGTCTTCAGAAACTTCTTGCTCTTCATGCTGCAGAAGCTGGCTGTCGTCAGGGGCGACTTGATGTCAGCACCAGTAGGCCGGTGGCTCTGCTGGGCCAAGGCCGTGGGCTCAGCCTGGATGGCAGGCTCCAGCTCGGGCTTCATGGACACTGAGTCGAGGTCAAGGTGGACGCTCTGCTGGCCGGCGCCCGTCTCCGAGGAGCAGTAGCCGGGGAAACTCTGGTTGGAGTGCATCATGTCGAATCCGGACTTCATGCCGTCCCCCCGGTCCATGGGCTGGCTGTTCTCCTCGCCGGCATGCTTGTTGTACTCCTCGCTGCCGCAGGGTGCCGAGCAGAACATGTCCTCCATCCCCGGGAAGAAGTTCCTCTCCTCGTCCTGCAGCAGGGAGTCCGGGAAGCAGATGGAAGTGAGCGGCACGAAGCGGCCCTTGGCGCTGGGTGGGCTGCCCGAGCTGTACTGGTCCTTCGGCTCCAGCTGCTGGGTGGCAACCTGCTGGGATGGCTCAGGCCTGTCCAGCTGGAGGGGCTCGCTGCTCTCggacatcaggtgctgctggGACGGCACCTGCCCTCCCTGGGACAGGTGGCTCTCCAGGTGCAGCTCGGGCTCCAGGAACTCCTGCATCTCCTGTGGCTGCATGCGCTCCTGCTGGGCCAGGCCCTCCGCCTGGATGCGCTCGGGGGGCAGGCGGGGGGACTGGGGCTCGGCCTGGATCTGGTGGGAGTCCAGCAGCGGCGGGTGGGAGTGGACGCCCTGCATCTGCTGGCTCTGCAGGTggacctccagcatctgcagctgggGCGAGGGCGCCTCCGAGTGCAGCCGCTGCGACTCCAGCAGGCGCACGTCCATGGCGGGCGGCACCTTGCGCTGCTGCTGGGGTGGCTGGCTCTGGGTGTGGGTCAGCACTGACTGCAGCAGCTGGGAGGGCTGGGCGGACGCCTGGTGGGACAGGGGCAGTTGCATCTCGGGCGAGGCGTCCAGCATCAGCTGGGAGCCCTGCTGCCCCTGCAGGATGGCATGAGGCTCCATCTGGGAGCCATCGGGGACTAGGCGGTGGGCCCGGGAGGAGGGGTCGCCCCCCTTCTGCAGGAAGCCGTGGTTCTGCCCCAGCTCCTTGCCATGGGACGTCTGCAGGTGATCCACCGACTTCTTGATGTCCTGGGCCAGGCTGTCGATGCTGTTGGCCTGGTGGCTGTAGTGGACCACGGTGGTGGCCAGGCCTTCCGAGGAGGAGCGGACGTACTCCTTGGGCCGCTCACCTTTCTTCTTCTCCTTCAGGCCTTGCAGGGACATCTCCAGCACCTGGCTGTCCAGGCTGGAGTTGGTGCGGATCACGCTCTGCAGGTGGTAGCGCTCTTCTGACTTGGACATCTCGTACACCATGCCCTTGGGCGCCCGCTCCTCGCAGCCGGCCAGGCTCTGGGTGGAGACCCGGGGCGGGCTCTGGGAGTCCAGCAGGTGCTGAATGAGGAAGTCCTCGTCCTCCGTCCTCTCCGAGGCCAGCAGGTCCGAGTCGGACTTGGTCTTCCCGTAGGACGGTGTCCGCTCCAGGGCCGGCTGGGGTGACTGGAAGCCCTGGGAGTGCGAGGACTGGATGAAGGAGGGCGAGAGGACCGAGGACAGGTACTTCTGGGGCTGGCCCGGGGAGGCTACGCTCTGGGAGCGCCCAGCGCCCGGCGACTGCAGTGGCCGGATGATCTGGGAGGGGCTGGAGTCCGGCAGGGTCTGCACGTGGCTGGCCGAGGAGTAGACGATGGATGGGCCGTGGGTGGACAGGGCTGGGGAGTGCCCGGTGGCGTAGCTGAGCGAGGGGCTGGCAGTGGGCATGCCCTGCGAGTGGGTGGGGACGTAGCTCTGCCCCGGCGTGGAATGGGGCTCCGACTGGACAGTGTAGCTCTGGATGGAGCCCACTGAGGCCAGGCCCGTCAGCTGACCTGGTGAGTAGCTCTGGGTCTTGCTGGCGGTGGTCGGGTCCTGGGACTGGCTGGAGGCGAAGCCCTGGGACTGGGTGACGGCGGCCAGATTCTGGGCCTGGGCCCCGCTGTAGCTCTGCGACTGGGTCATGGTGAGCAGGCTCTGGGACTGTCCCGGCGAGTAGGCCTGAGGCTGGCTGGAGATGACCGAGCTGGCCTTGGGCGTGGCGGACGAGTAGTGGTGAGACTGGCCCGTGGAGGAGATGCTTTGGCACTTGGGGGTGCTGGTGGAGCGGGGCACCTGCCTGGAGGCCGAGTAACTCTTCgacttggaggaggaggaggtggaggagtaaCCCGGCGACTGGATGATGGGCCTGTAGCTCTGAGAGTGCTCGCCGCGGGGCTGCGAGCTCTTCTGACTGCCCTCACTGCTGACCGGCGACTGTTCACCCAGCGGGCTGCAGGATAGGCTGGGGTGCCGGGGCATCTGCTGGAAGCCGTGGCTCCCCCCGCAGCTTAGGTAATGCTGCAGGGAGTGGTGCGAGGCAGGCAGCTGGGCCTGGGCGCTGGAGGGCCGCTGGTAGTGCTTGATCACGCTGTCCTGCCGGGGGATGGCCCTCTCGATGCCCGAGGCCGGGGAGCTGGAGAAGACCGAGGTGTTGTAGAGCTGGGAGGCTTGCTCGGTGGGGCCGAGGGGCGAGGAGAGCAGGTTGAACTGTGACTGGAGGTGGCGGGAGGCCGACTCCTGGGCCGTGCGGTAGGCCGAGCTCTGGGAGGGCAGGCCGGTGCCCAGCACGGCGCTCCCGAGTCGGTCAAAGGTCAGCGAGGAGGGCACGCTGGACTGCGAGGACTTGATGTGCAGGAGGGGGTCATGGGGTGAGAGCAGCCCGTTGGAGCTGGGGCTGAAGGTGGCGTCCTGCAGGGTCAGCGACGACGTCACGGGGAAGCTCCGCCCGCTGAACGAGGCTGGGTGCTGATAGGCTGAGAGGGCAGACGAAGATGGGAATGTCCCGGATCCCGGAATGGCTCCGGAAATGAAGAGCTCGGCTGGTCCTGGCGTGTGCATGGCTGGGAACGGCAAGGAGGGAGAGATTAATTTACCTGGAATCCGGGACCGGTCTATCCACATGACCCTCCTAACCTTGACCTCTCTCTTACCCTATGACCCTATTCCAATAAcacttagaccataagatataggacttaacaggcacttggacaggtacatggaggaaaggtttcgagggatatgggcccaatggcactagcttagatgatcttggtcagcatgcacaagttaggccgaagggcctgtttccatgccgtaggACTCTACGACTCCCCCTCGTACACCTCGCTGGCTCCCCCTTAAGCAGAGCTTCCACCATTCACCCATGACAGCAAATCCCACGTCGCAGTATAGGGACCCATCTCCCAATTTCTTAATGGCTGCATCCCATCACTTCACAATTAATCCCACCGCCCTTGCCCCGCAGTATTCTCATCTGAGAACTTTCCCCGTTGGTCAgctgtggaccaagagctgggaagtgggattaacacAGGTGGGTTCGACAGGGTTACCattgacatggtgagctgaagggcccgccTCTGAGCTACACACAAAGTCCTAAACCTCCCTCACTGCTCTTCCAGTGAAGAACTCCCTGATTCAAATCTTACACCTCGCCCCATCCTCTTCCGAAACCAGTTGGTGCATCGATCATTTGGGCCTCACAATGGACTCTAAAGGGTCAGGCTCACGATCAGAAATTCCAGGTGAGCCACAGGCAGCTGAGGTAACCTTGCCAGCCGAGGTAACCTTGCCAGCCTCTTCTCTCAAACAAGGACATCTGAGCCACTCACCCCTCACCGTCTCGCCCCAGACTAGGGTCACAGGTCAAACAGCAGAGCAGACTGCCCGGGGTACAGACCTCCCTGGTACCGCAGGCTCAGTGAGGTCCAACACTGCCCACAATTCTGGAGAGACAGTCCTTGGGGTAAGAGGTCCAGATGGTCTCTGCTCCTGAGGAAGGGTGGCAGTGGGCAGGGAGGTCCACTAGGTTGCTTCCACCAATGCACGGAGTCAGGGAAGTGGGAGTTACCCCGGGGAGGATCAGTCTGTTCATTGGAGATCAGACACAAGCATTCCTGAGGGGGACGGATGGGGAGATGCCGAGGGGTGTTTCCTCAGGCTGGGAGTCATGAACCAGGAGGCAGAGTCTCAGGGTCATGAATCtctcaccttgaatatattccttgtcccaacctccacagctctctctgGGGTGGAGAAATCCAAGGAGAACATCCATCAGAGAGAAGAAATGACTCATCTCTGGATGAAATGGACCCCTTATTCTGATCCTACATCTACTTGTTCTTAATCCCACCAGGTGGGAAAACATGGTCCCAGCATCCACCCTCTCAGTCCCCTGCAGAATACtgtacgtttcaataagatcagctttAGGCTCAACCTTTCTATGCACATCAACCCCTTCACCTCAGGATTCAACCCAGTGGCTCCAAcacaagtacatccttccctAAAGGGAAAAAGACAGCGCACATTCaatctgcccctcatgattttatacacctctacaagatcactcctcattctcctgtgctcccatgaataaagtcctagcctgcccaatctctctctATAAATCAGTCCCTcgggtcccagcaacatcctcgtaaatctcccctgcactctttccagcttagcgGCATcattcctacagcagggtgaccaaaactgaacactaaatgtggcctcactgccctgactgatgaaggccagcgagccAAAAGCCGTTTTCacaaccccgtctacctgtgacaccactttcaaggaaccatgtacctgtactcctaggtcgctctgttctacaacactccccagggccctgccattcattgcaaAAGTCCTACCCTGAATTATCTTTCCAAAAGGCAACACCTTGCACTCATCCAAATTgaacattcttccttccaaagtgcataatCTCACAGTTTCCCACAATATACACCATCTGCCGATCTcgtgcccactcatttaacccatccatatccctttgaagGTCCTCTTGTGTCCTCCTTACAACCTGCTAACCTGTCGATCTCTGGATCATCGGTGAATTTGACCACAGCACGTCCTAGTCATTAACACAGAGCCCCAACCCCAGTTACTGACTGACTGCCATTCCGAATATGACCCGAGTATCGGATTGTGTGTAATCCGAGCCTGCCACACTTGGCGTGGGGAAGCCTGGCACATTGGGGGGCACAAACAGCTGGAAAACCACATCTGGCAAGTGAAGCTCACAGCGAGAGCCAGACCTACCTGTCTGCCAGGACGGCGTCCTGAACTGTGAGAGGAGGGAGGATGCGGAGGGGCCGGGCTGGGGTGCCCGGGATTCCAGGGCCGAGATGAGGTTCATGACGGAAGCGTCCGGGGTGGTGCTGCCGGCGTGGTGAAGGCCTGTCTCGAAGAGACCCGAGAGGCCTAGGACAGAAGAATCGGCACAAACTCAGGGCCCACATCCCAGTTCCCATCCAAGGGCACAGACATACATCTCGAAAGCTCGAGATCCCCCAAAAATGCTTTACGACCAATGGCGCACCTCTGGGGTGCAGTCAGCTCTTGCCGCGCAAGAGGCaacctgcacacagcaagatcccacaaacaccaacaAGGCAATAGCCACGCAAACTGTATCCCGTGACATTGGTtgagaggtaaatattggccaggtcacTGGGGAGTGGGTCCcacccccctacccctccccccctcagccTCAGTCACTGGGGAGTgggtcccacccctccccaccagcccCAGGTCACTGGGTGCACCCTCTCGATATGGCCTGGGAGAGTCAGCTAGGCCCCTGGAGTTGGACTCGAACCAACTGCCCTCGGAGGTGGGAGGGCAGCCAGTTGAGTGTGAACTCCCTCCACCTCACACAGCCGTGAGACAGCACTGGCGTCAGGCTCCGGAGCAGCTTCCAACAATctgcagaggaactcagcggtcgagcggcatctgtgggcgGGAAGGAATTGCCGACGcttcgggtcgaaatcctgcatcagtcccgaaacttcgacaattccttccccccccaccccccaccgacgctgtctgacccactgagttcctccagcagatggtttgttgctccagattccagcatctgctgtctcctgtgtctctgttgtGTAGCAGCTTGTTAAGGGGAGGGGCGGCAGGAAGGgcgaaggaagggggagggaagaggcgGAACACTGACACCCAGTGCAGAAACAGCACCGCCTCAAACTGCTCCCGCTATGGCAGAGAGCTGGGAACATGGCCGCACCAGAGGTGACAGCACGCTGCTACACCGTGGGAcagttggtagagccactgcctcacagctcctgagacccgggttcaatcctgacctccggcgctgcctgtgtggagtttgcacgttctccctgtgaccgtgtgggtttcccccgggtgctctagtttcctcccacatcccaaagacgtgcaggtcagtgggtaaattggctgctgtaaattgcccctggtgtgtaggtgagg
Coding sequences within:
- the LOC127585496 gene encoding proline-rich protein 12-like, giving the protein MDRNYPTSSFGDPLGTGQGWSYDRTTSGVKASLVYGGSRSSHPDTDILHRQAYATPHPLQGYATNHHPAGLSGLFETGLHHAGSTTPDASVMNLISALESRAPQPGPSASSLLSQFRTPSWQTAMHTPGPAELFISGAIPGSGTFPSSSALSAYQHPASFSGRSFPVTSSLTLQDATFSPSSNGLLSPHDPLLHIKSSQSSVPSSLTFDRLGSAVLGTGLPSQSSAYRTAQESASRHLQSQFNLLSSPLGPTEQASQLYNTSVFSSSPASGIERAIPRQDSVIKHYQRPSSAQAQLPASHHSLQHYLSCGGSHGFQQMPRHPSLSCSPLGEQSPVSSEGSQKSSQPRGEHSQSYRPIIQSPGYSSTSSSSKSKSYSASRQVPRSTSTPKCQSISSTGQSHHYSSATPKASSVISSQPQAYSPGQSQSLLTMTQSQSYSGAQAQNLAAVTQSQGFASSQSQDPTTASKTQSYSPGQLTGLASVGSIQSYTVQSEPHSTPGQSYVPTHSQGMPTASPSLSYATGHSPALSTHGPSIVYSSASHVQTLPDSSPSQIIRPLQSPGAGRSQSVASPGQPQKYLSSVLSPSFIQSSHSQGFQSPQPALERTPSYGKTKSDSDLLASERTEDEDFLIQHLLDSQSPPRVSTQSLAGCEERAPKGMVYEMSKSEERYHLQSVIRTNSSLDSQVLEMSLQGLKEKKKGERPKEYVRSSSEGLATTVVHYSHQANSIDSLAQDIKKSVDHLQTSHGKELGQNHGFLQKGGDPSSRAHRLVPDGSQMEPHAILQGQQGSQLMLDASPEMQLPLSHQASAQPSQLLQSVLTHTQSQPPQQQRKVPPAMDVRLLESQRLHSEAPSPQLQMLEVHLQSQQMQGVHSHPPLLDSHQIQAEPQSPRLPPERIQAEGLAQQERMQPQEMQEFLEPELHLESHLSQGGQVPSQQHLMSESSEPLQLDRPEPSQQVATQQLEPKDQYSSGSPPSAKGRFVPLTSICFPDSLLQDEERNFFPGMEDMFCSAPCGSEEYNKHAGEENSQPMDRGDGMKSGFDMMHSNQSFPGYCSSETGAGQQSVHLDLDSVSMKPELEPAIQAEPTALAQQSHRPTGADIKSPLTTASFCSMKSKKFLKTSSLHLLKKKDSPPQPPKKTYAQEYEFEDEEKEDVPADIRLNNRRLPDLLPDLISSCRTRTSISPVSDIDFCSGNLNGGKKKPKRASKPKEKGPPRPRGRPRIRPLEPPQGVAQDGPKKRGRGRGRGKKMAEGENEGFKMEKQAKPSKGKVQGSKASDLLPVEVPETLPTESVLENSQTQEKIKKKIKEVEEKQPEMKSGFMASFLDFLKSGKRQQLPATTSSPQKGRPSSVINQPSQAPFGLAQSMLSGPLDASESDSLMSCTSPCKRFDEDLKKNLETLPSFSSDEEDSVSKNQDLQKSITSAISALYDPMDRKETDNTDNITAEDKEASSSPSEVSQPEQAAPPSPDLPKEPVPEEEPSPAPESPPQPEEREAPSPVKLAKVQDSVAICGETDEDDEESGGEGAIRKWDEFVIKIDDIKELKLAMQTGAEPPPIWRVQKASLQQFVPEVREGRRHFSSSNQYVEYPDEVKNNYQRLYVKFLENTEKRDYVRICSKKPWHRPLHLAKKQDSVAISGETDEDDEESGGEGVFRERDEFVVKIDDIKALKLAMQAGREPPPVWRVQKALLQKFTPEIRDGQRQFCATSKYLGYFGHAKNEYQRLYVKFLENVNKKDYVRVCSKKPWHRPQQSLRRQNQAKSAPNRVPVVVKPEPPVRPASKPKQRPSKAKAEPPPKKRKKWLREVASSSESDSTPNQQSEEERIPTGRILNTRAMKEMYKSYIELLVSAALDPAMIETIEANNDELYLPTMKKIDGILTEHKKRVTKRVSLTSLLQEGLQTFPQLVVEDCDAEHKDNPASSVKLKVAGTPYNRKTLNQLKKNVQRPQDFQVEAEKLQFYTLFHSLHHYKYHTLLHCKEQTDTLSEVNEDLGQEEIVQQCMRNMAWLEKLFDSFCELLTQVQQQCA